The following are encoded in a window of Shewanella psychrotolerans genomic DNA:
- the dapA gene encoding 4-hydroxy-tetrahydrodipicolinate synthase → MINGSIVALITPMNSDGSVDYSSLEKLVEYHIEQGTDAIVAVGTTGESATLPLSEHIEVVAHTVKFAAGRVPVIGGNGANATAEAVELTKAQSKLGVAAMLGVTPYYNKPTPKGLIAHYKAVAAATDIPQILYNVPGRTSVDMLPETVAQLVEVPNIIGVKEATGDVSRVARLRELCGADFKLYSGDDATAREFLTLGGDGVISVANNIVPKQFKAMCAAALNGDKAGALAVEAEIKDLFSVLFCEANPIPVKWAAHRMGLISNGHIRLPLTELSPEYHGLLLEAMKNARIEVQ, encoded by the coding sequence ATGATAAACGGAAGCATTGTAGCCTTAATCACACCAATGAATAGTGATGGCTCGGTTGATTATTCAAGTTTAGAGAAGCTCGTCGAATACCATATTGAGCAAGGTACTGATGCCATTGTTGCCGTAGGCACAACGGGTGAATCAGCCACGTTACCACTTTCAGAACATATAGAAGTTGTTGCCCATACCGTAAAATTTGCCGCAGGCCGAGTGCCAGTGATTGGTGGCAATGGCGCTAACGCGACAGCAGAAGCAGTAGAATTAACTAAAGCACAATCTAAGCTCGGCGTAGCTGCGATGCTGGGGGTAACCCCTTATTACAATAAGCCAACACCTAAAGGCTTAATTGCCCATTATAAAGCCGTTGCAGCAGCAACCGATATCCCTCAGATCTTGTACAATGTGCCTGGTCGTACCTCTGTTGATATGTTGCCAGAGACCGTTGCACAGCTTGTTGAAGTACCCAATATCATCGGTGTTAAAGAAGCTACTGGTGACGTGAGTCGAGTCGCACGCTTACGTGAACTTTGTGGTGCCGATTTCAAATTATACAGTGGCGATGATGCGACCGCTCGTGAGTTTCTGACGCTCGGTGGTGATGGCGTCATCTCTGTCGCTAACAATATCGTGCCTAAACAGTTTAAAGCCATGTGCGCTGCGGCGTTAAATGGTGACAAAGCTGGTGCTTTAGCCGTCGAAGCTGAGATTAAAGATTTGTTCAGTGTTCTGTTTTGTGAAGCGAACCCGATACCTGTAAAATGGGCCGCTCATCGTATGGGACTTATCAGTAATGGACATATTCGTTTGCCGTTAACGGAACTTTCACCCGAATATCATGGTCTGTTGCTAGAAGCGATGAAAAATGCCCGAATAGAGGTTCAATAA
- a CDS encoding DUF2069 domain-containing protein, which yields MSSTTLFQISRTCYVALLLLLTAWFGHQGLNGEYSLVFSLLWILPLFAPLKGILTGAPYTYAWASFIVCLYMLHGLTLLYVTETELIFAIVEVLLLSILLVSLPFYARIRGRELGLGLKKKK from the coding sequence ATGAGCTCAACCACGCTATTTCAAATCAGCCGAACCTGCTACGTAGCGCTATTACTGCTACTCACAGCTTGGTTTGGTCATCAAGGATTAAACGGTGAGTACTCTCTGGTTTTTAGCCTGCTTTGGATATTACCGCTCTTCGCGCCGCTCAAAGGGATCTTAACCGGTGCTCCCTATACCTATGCCTGGGCTAGTTTTATTGTGTGTCTTTATATGCTACACGGTTTAACCTTATTATATGTCACTGAAACGGAACTTATTTTCGCAATCGTAGAAGTACTCTTACTATCAATACTGTTGGTCAGTTTGCCATTCTATGCTCGGATCCGCGGCAGAGAATTAGGACTCGGATTAAAAAAGAAAAAGTAA
- the bcp gene encoding thioredoxin-dependent thiol peroxidase has protein sequence MNTLVTGDTAPSFTLQNQNDESISLQDALEAGPVLVYFYPKALTPGCTVQACGLRDSKPQLDDLAVTVFGISPDPVAKLARFADKHQLNFSLLSDEDHAIADAFGVWGEKKFMGKIYDGIHRLSFLIGQDGKVAHVFNKFKTKDHHQVVLDYIEQR, from the coding sequence ATGAACACCTTAGTTACTGGTGATACTGCACCAAGCTTTACGCTGCAAAATCAAAATGATGAGTCCATCTCACTGCAAGATGCCTTAGAAGCGGGTCCTGTATTGGTCTATTTTTATCCTAAGGCATTGACACCAGGCTGCACAGTACAAGCTTGTGGGCTACGCGATAGCAAGCCGCAATTAGATGATCTTGCTGTAACCGTTTTTGGTATTAGCCCTGATCCAGTGGCTAAACTGGCACGCTTTGCCGATAAGCATCAACTTAACTTTTCACTATTAAGCGACGAAGACCATGCCATTGCAGATGCTTTTGGTGTTTGGGGTGAAAAAAAGTTTATGGGTAAGATCTACGATGGTATTCACCGTCTCAGCTTCTTAATCGGCCAAGATGGTAAAGTTGCTCATGTGTTTAATAAGTTTAAGACCAAAGATCACCACCAAGTCGTACTTGATTATATCGAGCAACGCTAA
- a CDS encoding AI-2E family transporter → MLSLLTNWYKERFSDPQAVTLVFILVGITTAIYFAGGLLAPLLVALVLAFLLEWPVAQMVKVGINRTTGASLVLVLFIGVMLMLTFGLIPSVWKQGVALVTDLPSMLDKGLITLKGYAEQYPQFLGVEQLDSAVGELKKLLDTQHIFDLGKQLIGYSASLLVLMVYAILVPLLVFFFLKDKDVLLRGSKRFIPSNRELARKVWLEMNQQIFNYIRGKVIEIVIIGVATYIFFAIMELRYAALLGVLTGFSVLIPYVGATLVTLPIALVAFFQWGVSPEFGYLMLGYGIIQALDGNLLVPILFSDAVDLHPVFIIAAVLVFGGLWGVWGVFFAIPLASLVKAVINAWPKASVPESSEQPA, encoded by the coding sequence ATGTTATCCTTATTAACAAATTGGTATAAAGAGCGATTTAGCGATCCTCAAGCCGTTACGCTGGTATTTATTCTAGTGGGTATTACGACGGCTATTTATTTTGCCGGTGGTTTACTGGCTCCATTATTAGTCGCACTTGTACTGGCATTTTTACTTGAATGGCCAGTAGCACAGATGGTTAAAGTGGGTATTAATCGGACAACGGGAGCATCATTAGTGTTGGTGTTGTTTATTGGTGTCATGTTAATGCTGACTTTCGGCTTAATTCCGAGCGTCTGGAAGCAAGGGGTCGCGCTAGTCACTGATCTTCCTTCTATGTTGGATAAAGGCTTAATTACCTTAAAGGGGTACGCTGAACAGTATCCTCAGTTTTTGGGGGTTGAACAGCTTGATTCTGCTGTGGGCGAGTTGAAAAAACTGCTTGATACCCAACATATTTTTGACTTAGGTAAGCAGTTGATCGGTTATTCTGCATCATTATTGGTATTAATGGTTTACGCGATTTTAGTGCCTTTACTAGTGTTCTTTTTCTTAAAAGATAAGGATGTATTGCTACGAGGTAGCAAACGTTTTATTCCTTCTAACCGGGAGTTAGCGCGTAAAGTTTGGTTAGAGATGAATCAACAGATCTTTAATTATATCCGCGGCAAAGTGATAGAGATTGTTATTATTGGTGTGGCTACTTATATCTTTTTTGCCATCATGGAGCTGCGCTATGCCGCATTACTTGGGGTGTTAACCGGTTTTTCAGTGCTAATTCCTTATGTAGGAGCGACTTTAGTGACTCTACCTATTGCATTGGTGGCATTTTTCCAATGGGGAGTCAGTCCTGAATTTGGCTATCTTATGTTAGGTTATGGGATTATTCAGGCGCTAGATGGTAATCTTTTAGTCCCTATTTTATTTTCAGATGCAGTTGATCTTCATCCTGTTTTCATTATTGCGGCAGTATTAGTCTTCGGTGGGCTGTGGGGTGTATGGGGCGTATTCTTTGCGATTCCTTTAGCGTCCCTGGTTAAAGCCGTGATAAATGCATGGCCAAAGGCCAGTGTGCCAGAAAGCAGTGAACAGCCGGCTTAG
- a CDS encoding glycine cleavage system protein R, with translation MSNHLVVTALGSDSPGIVSKFARLASECDCDIVDSRMAIFGNEFTLIMMISGAWASITKMETSLPALSVELGLLTVMKRTSKHTPLNFVSRLLVTFNGKDQRGTMGRLTQFMADRSLDLAAVRSHAEENLEGEPVQNVSLTVNVPEKVDIEKLEQSLNELAAEMNLSCSIERMQGIEPQQ, from the coding sequence ATGTCGAATCATCTAGTCGTTACCGCACTGGGCTCTGATAGCCCTGGTATTGTCAGTAAATTCGCGCGACTAGCAAGTGAATGCGACTGCGATATCGTCGACAGCAGAATGGCAATATTTGGCAACGAGTTTACTCTGATCATGATGATTTCTGGGGCGTGGGCTTCAATCACCAAAATGGAAACGAGTCTACCTGCATTAAGTGTAGAGCTGGGCTTATTAACTGTGATGAAGCGGACCTCTAAACATACACCGCTTAATTTTGTCTCTCGGCTACTGGTCACATTTAATGGTAAAGATCAGCGCGGCACCATGGGACGCCTCACCCAGTTTATGGCCGATAGGTCACTGGATCTTGCCGCTGTTCGCTCCCATGCTGAAGAGAACCTCGAAGGTGAGCCTGTACAAAATGTTTCACTTACCGTTAATGTCCCAGAAAAAGTCGATATCGAAAAACTTGAGCAGAGTCTTAATGAATTAGCTGCCGAAATGAACCTAAGTTGCAGTATAGAACGTATGCAAGGTATCGAACCCCAACAATAA
- a CDS encoding GGDEF domain-containing protein: MAAKLHLQDIEAKYLKIVSEFAIDMLSLQGIDNILWHLAQNVVAQLGFDDVVIYLLDEKRQVLVQKASFGAKNPKDHEILTPIELKVGEGIVGQVAETQRPILIGDTRLCDNYIVDDAPRLSELAVPMLVEGEVVGVIDSEHPKKDFYNKQHERTVFALASITALKIHKAKTLVKLQHTIVELEYSSKIQDTLFEIAEIIFETDNISTFYRRLHQCLARLTFAKNFYVAILDDGASVLRFPYHVDQFDKIEQGSTIAIDPMLLSINDYVLLKNKPLLADEAQLKAMVEAGDIHINGRVPNAWLGIPFAGDQYKGIVVVQSYLDSYQFHQNDKQLLIFVAKHIRNAIERMKVKSRMEFLALYDPLTDLPNRTLFVDRLTKAQQSLSSDRFQGIALLYIDIDNFKAINDTYGLHLGDELLKGIALRLREAITEQDTLCRFSGDEFAILLEQIDTPQKSHEVGHKLLELLDDVIDLGGIRIAVSARVGIVNCFQATRSISQILSQADEAMYNAKLLERNSVYVYEADTTEGQCLAYELEAQFERAVTRQELYLEYQPIYDLSSEAIVGAESLIRWSHPQLGKLAPSRFLPELQREGLLERLDIYVVQQAMAFVSVNQAQLPEGFKLSVNISVTGFNSAHLLALFEEQYLLHPQIMSQLCIEITEQTLVNSVNETKLTIARLREMGLSVSLDDFGTGHSSLSYLHQFTFDLLKIDRAFISHMDMLNDNRVVLETIINLAKTLNIKTVAEGIETQEQFMNMQQLDCDFAQGYFMSSSLSGARLLNILNDRRSYSCVD, from the coding sequence ATGGCGGCAAAACTGCATCTGCAAGATATCGAAGCTAAATATTTAAAGATTGTCAGCGAGTTTGCTATTGATATGTTGTCCCTTCAAGGGATTGATAATATTTTGTGGCATCTTGCCCAAAATGTCGTTGCACAACTTGGCTTCGATGATGTTGTTATCTATCTGCTCGATGAGAAACGCCAAGTGTTGGTGCAGAAGGCGAGTTTTGGTGCAAAAAATCCCAAAGATCATGAGATCTTAACGCCAATTGAATTGAAGGTGGGTGAAGGCATTGTCGGCCAAGTTGCTGAGACTCAACGTCCTATCTTGATCGGTGATACCCGGCTCTGTGATAACTATATTGTTGATGATGCGCCAAGACTCTCAGAATTAGCGGTACCTATGCTGGTTGAAGGTGAAGTCGTTGGAGTGATTGATAGTGAACACCCAAAGAAGGATTTTTATAACAAGCAGCACGAGCGTACTGTATTTGCTTTAGCTTCGATAACCGCATTAAAAATTCATAAGGCTAAAACCTTAGTAAAACTGCAGCATACCATTGTAGAGCTTGAGTATTCGAGCAAGATCCAAGATACCCTATTTGAAATCGCCGAAATTATTTTTGAAACTGACAACATCTCCACATTTTACCGTCGATTGCATCAATGTCTTGCTAGATTAACATTTGCAAAAAACTTCTATGTTGCCATTTTAGATGACGGCGCCAGCGTATTGCGTTTTCCCTATCATGTGGACCAATTCGATAAGATTGAACAAGGTAGCACAATAGCAATAGATCCCATGTTGTTGAGTATTAATGACTATGTATTGCTAAAAAACAAACCCTTATTAGCGGATGAAGCACAGCTCAAGGCGATGGTCGAAGCGGGGGATATTCATATTAATGGTCGAGTGCCAAATGCGTGGCTGGGTATTCCATTTGCTGGCGATCAATATAAAGGTATTGTGGTGGTGCAAAGCTACCTAGATAGTTATCAATTTCATCAAAACGATAAACAACTGCTGATTTTTGTTGCAAAGCATATTCGTAATGCAATTGAACGCATGAAGGTTAAATCTCGAATGGAGTTCTTAGCCTTGTATGATCCCCTAACAGACTTACCTAACCGAACCTTATTTGTTGATCGGTTGACAAAAGCGCAGCAATCGCTATCAAGCGATAGATTTCAAGGCATCGCTTTACTTTATATTGATATTGATAATTTTAAAGCGATTAATGATACCTATGGTCTCCACCTAGGTGACGAGTTATTAAAAGGCATTGCGCTGCGTCTTCGAGAAGCGATAACAGAGCAAGATACCTTGTGTCGTTTTAGTGGCGATGAGTTTGCTATTTTGTTAGAGCAAATCGATACGCCTCAAAAGAGCCATGAGGTAGGACATAAATTACTTGAGCTCCTTGATGATGTTATCGATCTCGGTGGGATCAGAATCGCAGTCTCTGCCCGTGTCGGTATTGTTAATTGTTTCCAAGCGACTCGGTCTATTTCGCAGATTTTAAGTCAGGCTGATGAGGCGATGTATAACGCCAAGCTATTGGAAAGAAACAGTGTCTATGTCTATGAGGCTGATACAACCGAAGGCCAGTGTTTAGCTTATGAATTAGAAGCTCAGTTTGAAAGGGCGGTAACACGACAAGAGCTGTATCTCGAATATCAGCCAATATATGATCTCAGTTCAGAGGCGATTGTTGGCGCCGAATCCTTAATCCGTTGGTCTCATCCGCAACTGGGCAAACTCGCCCCAAGCCGTTTTCTGCCTGAGCTTCAACGGGAGGGTTTGCTTGAGCGTCTTGATATCTATGTTGTACAGCAAGCGATGGCGTTTGTGTCAGTGAATCAAGCTCAGTTACCAGAGGGGTTTAAGCTCAGCGTTAATATCTCAGTAACAGGATTTAATTCAGCTCATCTGTTAGCACTTTTTGAGGAGCAATACCTGCTTCATCCGCAGATAATGTCGCAGTTATGTATAGAGATCACTGAGCAGACATTAGTCAACTCCGTGAATGAGACTAAGCTGACCATTGCGCGGCTGCGAGAAATGGGGCTCTCTGTATCGCTAGATGATTTTGGTACAGGGCATTCATCATTAAGTTACCTGCATCAGTTCACCTTCGATCTATTGAAAATTGATCGGGCCTTTATCAGTCATATGGATATGCTCAATGATAATCGAGTCGTTCTGGAAACGATCATTAATTTAGCCAAGACGCTCAATATCAAAACCGTTGCCGAAGGGATTGAAACCCAAGAACAGTTTATGAATATGCAACAACTCGACTGTGATTTCGCCCAAGGCTATTTTATGAGCTCTTCATTATCAGGTGCTAGGTTACTTAATATTTTAAATGA
- a CDS encoding M48 family metalloprotease, which translates to MRKINTPKSLVAGALSFALFSFVPLGFANNDLPDLGTAAVNTFSLEKENSYGDAYMRVIRSSAPMLNDPVLSQYMTELGNKLVAHATGVKTPFYFFLLRNDEINAFAFFGGHVGVHTGLFLNADNESQLASVIGHEISHVTQRHLARSFEAKEKSSTATMAAMLGSILLAIAVPQAGMAALATTQAMSAQSQINYTRLHEKEADRIGMQILVDSGFDPDGAADFFAKLATRYRFTSKPPQMLLTHPLPESRITEARNRAAQYPHRYIPDSLDFQLAKARIQVRFSSYSEEAALLLFQKQIKKRSYTFEQAAQYGLALALLRSDKAKQAEEIIDTLLKQDPNNLFYIDTKTDLLLARNEHAEAIKLLEDERQLKPTSQVININLANAYIENDNPTKAIPILEDMIFLDRQNQLPLMLLSDAYKKAGNKAMEHYAKAESMALAADYDGAIDQLNFAYRLSDNKPLQLARIEARIRQFKQSKKALDQL; encoded by the coding sequence TTGAGAAAAATAAATACACCAAAATCCCTAGTTGCAGGCGCATTGTCCTTTGCCCTTTTCTCTTTTGTGCCATTGGGGTTTGCCAACAACGATTTGCCCGATTTAGGTACCGCTGCAGTTAATACCTTTAGCTTAGAAAAAGAGAACAGCTACGGCGATGCTTATATGCGTGTCATTCGCTCATCTGCACCTATGCTTAACGACCCCGTATTAAGCCAGTACATGACAGAACTGGGCAATAAACTGGTGGCCCACGCAACCGGTGTAAAGACCCCGTTTTATTTTTTCCTATTACGTAATGATGAAATCAACGCATTTGCCTTTTTTGGCGGTCATGTGGGGGTACATACTGGACTGTTTCTTAATGCTGATAACGAAAGTCAGTTAGCATCCGTTATTGGTCACGAAATAAGTCACGTTACCCAACGCCATCTTGCACGCTCTTTTGAGGCTAAAGAGAAGAGTTCTACAGCGACAATGGCCGCAATGTTAGGCTCGATTTTACTCGCGATTGCAGTGCCACAAGCCGGTATGGCTGCGCTTGCAACCACTCAAGCCATGTCTGCTCAATCACAAATTAACTATACTCGTCTGCATGAAAAAGAAGCTGACCGCATTGGTATGCAAATTCTTGTGGATTCGGGATTTGACCCTGATGGTGCTGCTGATTTTTTCGCTAAACTCGCGACAAGATATCGTTTTACCTCTAAGCCACCACAAATGCTGCTAACTCACCCTTTACCTGAATCTCGTATTACCGAGGCCAGAAACCGCGCAGCTCAATATCCCCATAGGTATATTCCAGATAGTCTAGATTTTCAGCTTGCCAAAGCGCGAATTCAGGTGCGTTTTTCTAGCTATAGCGAAGAAGCTGCGTTACTGCTCTTTCAAAAGCAAATTAAAAAACGCAGCTACACATTTGAGCAAGCAGCACAGTACGGCTTAGCACTTGCGCTACTTCGCTCAGACAAGGCAAAACAAGCAGAAGAGATAATCGATACTCTATTAAAACAAGATCCCAATAATCTATTTTATATCGATACTAAAACCGATCTATTATTAGCGCGCAATGAGCACGCCGAAGCCATTAAGCTGTTAGAGGATGAACGCCAGTTAAAACCGACCTCACAGGTGATCAACATCAACCTAGCCAATGCTTACATTGAAAATGACAACCCCACAAAAGCAATCCCAATCCTAGAAGATATGATTTTTCTTGATCGACAAAATCAGTTACCTCTGATGTTATTAAGTGATGCTTATAAGAAGGCTGGGAATAAAGCGATGGAGCATTATGCAAAAGCAGAATCGATGGCACTTGCAGCAGATTATGACGGTGCAATCGATCAACTCAATTTTGCTTATCGCTTGTCAGATAATAAACCATTACAACTAGCTCGAATCGAGGCGCGGATCAGACAATTTAAACAATCGAAAAAGGCGTTAGATCAGCTTTAA
- the arsC gene encoding arsenate reductase (glutaredoxin) (This arsenate reductase requires both glutathione and glutaredoxin to convert arsenate to arsenite, after which the efflux transporter formed by ArsA and ArsB can extrude the arsenite from the cell, providing resistance.), which yields MTQVTIIHNPRCSKSRQTLALLEEKACDIQIIEYLKTPLTKLEINDILDKLAIRPRALMRTKEDEYKQQGLADILDDEALIQAMVDTPKLIERPIVLANNKAAIGRPPENVLTIL from the coding sequence ATGACCCAAGTAACGATTATTCATAACCCACGCTGTTCGAAAAGCCGTCAAACCCTCGCTTTACTTGAAGAAAAGGCATGTGACATTCAAATCATTGAATATCTAAAAACGCCTCTAACAAAATTAGAAATCAATGATATTTTGGATAAGTTAGCCATAAGGCCAAGAGCGCTAATGCGCACCAAAGAAGATGAATACAAGCAACAAGGTTTAGCAGATATCCTTGATGATGAAGCACTCATCCAAGCGATGGTAGACACCCCAAAGCTGATCGAACGTCCCATCGTCTTGGCTAACAATAAAGCGGCTATTGGCCGTCCACCAGAAAACGTATTAACCATTTTATAA
- a CDS encoding sulfurtransferase TusA family protein, with translation MIFIDLAAYRCPLALVKLKLALNQAEEGEVLHISLVDAGSRQDVPRFLLKLKYAFTELRNDDQMLVLSVVKSTAP, from the coding sequence ATGATTTTTATTGATTTAGCCGCCTATCGATGTCCGCTTGCCTTAGTTAAGCTTAAGTTAGCGCTTAATCAGGCTGAAGAGGGCGAAGTGTTACATATTTCGTTAGTGGATGCAGGATCACGGCAAGATGTTCCTCGCTTTTTATTAAAGCTTAAGTATGCCTTTACTGAGCTACGAAATGATGACCAAATGTTAGTATTATCCGTTGTGAAATCAACAGCACCTTAA
- the bamC gene encoding outer membrane protein assembly factor BamC, producing the protein MLKQVTPILLIAAVTACSSPIDRRQANGNDDYALLEPQPRLVIPEGLNEPKYSTEYEIPTVSNKVDTNLVGKKLDIRPPLQVLPMAEGTHVEESSDSIKIVVESIDNDVDLKQELFTILTEYLNSKSIKMVKEDYDAGIIETDWIENQELIDSTMWGSDEIYTVRQRYRFTLNVRPHGRTGNLAIELAEHEESFDGKDQDIVLSGEDKRRYTVDMLNNTITYMSVKRAKMLKAKRLRESLGIDVELVKAQPAGEGETAEVSYWLAQAPYSRTWDRLRIVLPEMGFEIVDMDSNKGLYYINVNDDSGFWSSLWNEKKLPVEEGSYRLRVEEDELDSNQSRIYLNDMADEPVGNDVVEAVYEGLSELMKEDRKLK; encoded by the coding sequence ATGCTAAAGCAAGTAACTCCAATTTTGCTGATTGCAGCTGTCACAGCTTGTAGTTCACCAATAGATAGACGTCAGGCTAACGGTAATGATGATTATGCTTTGTTGGAGCCTCAACCAAGATTAGTTATTCCCGAAGGTTTGAACGAGCCTAAGTATAGTACCGAGTATGAGATCCCTACAGTCAGTAATAAAGTTGATACTAATTTAGTGGGTAAAAAGCTTGATATTAGACCGCCGCTGCAAGTATTGCCAATGGCAGAAGGCACCCATGTTGAAGAGTCAAGCGACAGTATCAAAATTGTCGTTGAATCTATCGATAACGATGTTGATCTTAAGCAAGAGCTATTTACTATTTTGACCGAATATTTAAATAGTAAGTCAATCAAGATGGTTAAAGAAGATTATGATGCTGGCATCATAGAGACCGATTGGATTGAAAATCAAGAGCTTATTGATTCAACGATGTGGGGCAGCGACGAAATTTACACTGTTCGTCAACGCTATCGTTTTACCCTTAATGTTAGGCCTCATGGACGCACTGGTAATTTAGCCATTGAACTTGCCGAGCATGAAGAGAGCTTTGACGGCAAAGATCAAGACATAGTACTAAGCGGCGAAGATAAGCGTCGTTATACTGTCGATATGCTTAACAATACAATTACTTACATGAGTGTTAAACGTGCTAAAATGCTTAAAGCTAAGCGTTTACGTGAGAGCCTCGGTATTGATGTTGAACTTGTTAAAGCTCAACCTGCTGGCGAAGGCGAGACCGCTGAAGTGAGCTATTGGTTGGCACAGGCTCCATATTCTCGGACATGGGATCGTTTGCGTATCGTGTTGCCAGAAATGGGGTTTGAAATTGTCGATATGGATAGCAATAAAGGTCTATATTACATTAACGTGAATGATGATTCTGGTTTCTGGAGTTCACTATGGAACGAGAAGAAACTTCCTGTGGAGGAAGGTTCATATCGTCTGCGTGTTGAAGAAGATGAGCTTGATAGCAATCAATCACGGATCTACCTCAACGATATGGCTGATGAGCCTGTAGGTAATGATGTTGTTGAAGCGGTTTATGAGGGATTATCTGAACTGATGAAAGAAGATCGTAAACTCAAATAA
- a CDS encoding IS4 family transposase, translating to MELSEALARTSINRPTEFTNLGELLCPELIQNCLQSNGVATLRKRKLPMESMIWAVIGMALFRGESVRQLINKLDIILPNKVDYVARSAVTQARKKLGSDVVKDIFRQTQKRWNMLAEHPQWCGLNLYGVDGVVWRTPDTPENDSAFSRTSNQSSNASYPQVRMVCLMELSSHLLVDSSFGSVAENEMALAANLINNTPDNSLTLFDRGFYSLGLLHDWSQAGSNRHWLMPLKKNTQYEVVRSLGRQDKLIRLTTTPQSRKKRPDLPEFMEARLLTKTVKGKTLQIITSLTEPMRYPSGEIVDLYAHRWEIELGYREMKQYMLETRFTLRSQLPELIRQELWGVLLAYNLLRYKMVLMAHSLKGVFPNQLSFREASSHIIFKLSQLPSISPGNIPKVIFDIEKNAKQFVLEGKRERSYPRVLKCSKDLYPIKKKAVHVK from the coding sequence ATGGAACTTTCTGAAGCTTTAGCGCGTACTTCTATCAATCGACCTACTGAGTTCACCAATCTTGGGGAGCTTCTTTGTCCAGAGCTTATTCAAAACTGTTTACAATCCAATGGTGTAGCCACGCTTCGTAAGCGAAAATTACCTATGGAGTCTATGATTTGGGCTGTTATCGGCATGGCTTTATTTCGGGGGGAGTCCGTTAGGCAACTGATTAATAAACTGGATATTATCCTCCCAAATAAGGTCGATTATGTTGCTCGAAGTGCTGTCACTCAGGCAAGAAAGAAATTGGGCAGTGACGTTGTAAAAGATATTTTTCGACAGACTCAAAAGAGATGGAACATGCTGGCTGAGCATCCACAATGGTGCGGCCTTAATCTTTATGGCGTGGACGGTGTCGTCTGGAGAACCCCTGATACACCTGAAAACGATAGCGCCTTTTCTCGCACGAGCAACCAATCGAGTAATGCTTCCTATCCTCAAGTTCGCATGGTGTGTCTAATGGAACTCAGTAGTCATCTGTTAGTCGACTCATCTTTTGGGAGTGTAGCTGAAAATGAAATGGCATTAGCCGCTAATCTCATCAACAATACGCCGGATAACAGTTTAACCCTGTTCGACCGGGGCTTTTACTCGTTGGGGTTATTACATGACTGGTCACAAGCTGGCAGTAATAGACATTGGTTAATGCCATTGAAGAAGAATACACAATATGAAGTGGTACGTTCTTTAGGGCGACAAGATAAGCTTATCAGGCTAACCACAACCCCTCAATCTAGAAAGAAAAGGCCTGATTTACCTGAGTTTATGGAAGCACGTTTACTCACTAAAACAGTGAAAGGAAAAACGCTGCAAATCATCACTTCACTCACAGAGCCAATGCGTTATCCATCAGGTGAAATCGTTGATTTATATGCACATCGATGGGAGATAGAGTTGGGGTACAGAGAGATGAAGCAGTATATGCTTGAAACTCGGTTTACACTCAGAAGTCAGCTTCCGGAATTAATTAGGCAGGAGTTGTGGGGAGTCCTTCTTGCGTATAACTTGCTGAGATATAAGATGGTATTGATGGCACACTCATTAAAAGGGGTCTTCCCTAACCAATTGAGTTTTAGAGAAGCGTCGTCGCATATTATTTTTAAACTATCCCAACTTCCTAGCATATCTCCCGGCAATATTCCTAAGGTAATCTTTGATATAGAAAAAAATGCAAAACAGTTTGTTTTAGAAGGAAAGAGGGAGCGTAGTTATCCTAGAGTGTTGAAGTGTTCGAAGGACCTATATCCCATAAAAAAGAAAGCCGTTCACGTTAAGTGA